One genomic region from Nocardia vinacea encodes:
- a CDS encoding thiolase family protein gives MPEAVIVSALRAPIGTARKGTLRDTNAFDLAQHVVAAAAEGLDPARIDDVVLGEGRYGGGVLARHAAITAGLTNVAGVAHNRHCAAGMAAVQTAAAGIRAGMDELVIAGGVNSESTAPRVRFRVGADEWIDPWVAPSHPDRPDAPCLDMSITVGWNTAVASGISRAEMDAWAFRSHRNAIAAIDEGRFKEEIVPIGTPHGLFAVDEHPRRDTSLEKLAGLKVLHPEIEGFSITAGNASGSNDGAAALAIASDRLGLPALGIIRGWASVGVDPHDTGLAPIEAITKAVARAGISLSEVSLYEINEAFASVPIAATKALDIDPDRVNFSGSGCSLGHPVAATGARMIVTLVHELRRRGGGFGIAALCAGGGMGSATVIEVPAP, from the coding sequence ATGCCTGAAGCTGTCATCGTGTCCGCCCTGCGCGCTCCGATCGGAACCGCCCGCAAGGGCACGCTGCGCGATACCAATGCCTTCGACCTGGCCCAGCATGTGGTCGCCGCGGCCGCCGAGGGCCTCGACCCGGCCCGTATCGACGATGTCGTCCTCGGCGAGGGCCGCTACGGCGGCGGCGTGCTGGCACGGCACGCGGCGATAACCGCCGGGCTGACCAATGTCGCCGGTGTGGCGCACAACCGGCACTGCGCCGCGGGCATGGCCGCCGTGCAGACCGCGGCCGCCGGGATCCGGGCGGGAATGGACGAACTCGTCATCGCCGGTGGTGTGAATTCCGAATCCACCGCGCCGCGTGTGCGTTTCCGGGTCGGCGCGGACGAATGGATCGACCCGTGGGTCGCGCCGAGCCATCCGGACCGGCCGGACGCGCCCTGCCTGGACATGTCGATCACGGTCGGCTGGAACACCGCGGTGGCGTCCGGCATCTCGCGCGCGGAGATGGATGCGTGGGCGTTTCGCTCGCACCGCAATGCCATCGCCGCCATCGACGAGGGCCGGTTCAAGGAGGAGATCGTGCCGATCGGCACTCCGCACGGACTGTTCGCGGTCGATGAGCATCCGCGCCGGGACACCAGTCTGGAAAAGCTGGCCGGATTGAAGGTGCTGCACCCGGAGATCGAGGGCTTCAGCATCACCGCGGGCAATGCGTCGGGCTCTAATGACGGTGCCGCGGCCTTGGCTATCGCAAGCGACCGGCTCGGATTGCCCGCACTCGGCATCATCCGCGGGTGGGCCTCGGTCGGCGTAGATCCGCACGACACCGGGCTGGCGCCGATCGAGGCGATCACCAAGGCCGTTGCCAGGGCCGGTATTTCGCTGTCGGAGGTGAGTCTCTACGAGATCAATGAGGCATTCGCCTCGGTGCCGATCGCGGCGACCAAGGCACTCGATATCGATCCCGATCGGGTCAACTTCAGCGGCAGCGGTTGCTCGCTCGGCCATCCGGTTGCCGCCACCGGAGCCAGGATGATCGTCACGCTGGTGCACGAATTGCGGCGTCGTGGTGGCGGTTTCGGAATCGCGGCGCTGTGCGCGGGTGGCGGGATGGGTTCGGCCACCGTCATCGAGGTTCCGGCTCCGTAG
- a CDS encoding acyl-CoA dehydrogenase family protein, translating into MDVRLTSEQRQLRDAAAKLADDLGPGSVLDLDDAARVTRLEKAVDQTGWRALRSDGASGVEVAIVAEEFGRGLVDVPFLGPVLADDLRGPADDDQRWTVAVAARAIDAQGADRALVIDDGRLLVGGVGAELPGADLTRVDAELIGRPDFLGELSADQVTQWQALALVATTADLVGVARGAQSLAVDYAKVRTQYGNTIGSYQAVAHLLAESQALIEGSISVARHAAWSVDELPHAESMRAARIAKLYCARAARTVCETAIQVHGGIGNTWECLAHVYLRRALTSTELFPVSLEEIDLGLS; encoded by the coding sequence ATGGACGTTCGTCTCACGAGTGAACAGCGACAATTGCGGGACGCCGCCGCGAAATTAGCCGATGACCTCGGCCCCGGCTCGGTACTCGACCTCGACGACGCGGCGCGGGTGACCCGACTGGAGAAAGCGGTCGACCAGACCGGCTGGCGGGCACTGCGTTCGGACGGCGCCTCGGGAGTCGAGGTGGCGATCGTGGCCGAGGAGTTCGGGCGCGGACTGGTAGATGTGCCGTTCCTGGGACCGGTACTGGCCGACGATCTGCGTGGTCCGGCCGATGACGATCAGCGCTGGACCGTCGCTGTGGCGGCTCGGGCGATCGACGCGCAGGGCGCCGACCGGGCGCTGGTGATCGACGACGGCCGGCTGCTCGTCGGCGGGGTCGGTGCCGAACTCCCCGGTGCGGATCTCACCAGGGTCGACGCGGAGCTCATCGGTCGACCCGACTTCCTCGGCGAACTGTCCGCCGATCAGGTGACCCAGTGGCAGGCCTTGGCGCTGGTGGCCACCACCGCCGATCTGGTCGGTGTCGCCCGCGGCGCGCAGTCTCTCGCCGTCGACTACGCAAAAGTCCGTACGCAGTACGGCAATACGATCGGCTCGTATCAAGCGGTCGCGCACCTGCTCGCCGAGAGCCAGGCCCTCATCGAGGGATCGATCAGCGTCGCGCGCCACGCGGCCTGGTCGGTCGACGAATTGCCGCACGCCGAGTCGATGCGGGCGGCGCGGATCGCGAAGCTGTACTGCGCGCGGGCTGCGCGGACGGTATGCGAGACCGCGATTCAAGTGCACGGCGGCATCGGCAACACCTGGGAGTGCCTCGCGCACGTATACCTGCGGCGGGCCCTGACCTCGACCGAATTGTTCCCCGTCAGCCTGGAGGAGATCGACCTTGGACTTTCGTGA
- a CDS encoding enoyl-CoA hydratase/isomerase family protein, with translation MYDMPAEIDVRAEGPVRIVTLNRPDALNAVNDPLHAGLARLWPRLSADRGARVAVLTGAGRAFSAGGDFTYLEELSRDSDLRAKTIADGRDIVLGMARCRIPVIAAVNGPAVGLGCSLVALSDMVYIAETAYLADPHVQVGLVAADGGPLTWPLHTSMLLAKEYAITGARIPAVRAREMGLANHVVEDPVAEALACAQRMLELPQQAVESTKRVLNLQLEHAVLATLDYALAAEDLTFQSADFRANIAKLTAKR, from the coding sequence ATGTACGACATGCCAGCCGAAATCGATGTCCGTGCCGAGGGACCGGTCCGGATTGTCACGCTGAACCGACCCGATGCCCTCAACGCCGTCAACGATCCGCTGCATGCCGGGCTCGCCCGGCTGTGGCCGCGGCTCAGCGCGGACAGGGGGGCGCGGGTAGCAGTGCTGACCGGCGCGGGCCGGGCCTTCTCCGCGGGCGGCGATTTCACCTACCTCGAAGAACTCAGCCGCGATAGCGATCTACGCGCCAAGACAATTGCTGACGGCCGTGACATCGTGCTCGGCATGGCACGCTGCCGGATCCCGGTGATCGCCGCGGTCAACGGTCCGGCAGTCGGTCTCGGCTGCAGCCTTGTCGCGTTGAGCGACATGGTCTACATCGCCGAAACCGCGTATCTGGCCGATCCGCACGTGCAGGTCGGGTTGGTCGCCGCCGACGGCGGCCCGCTCACCTGGCCCCTGCACACCAGCATGCTGCTGGCCAAGGAATACGCGATCACCGGCGCGCGTATCCCCGCCGTCAGGGCACGCGAGATGGGTCTGGCCAACCACGTCGTCGAAGATCCGGTCGCCGAGGCGCTGGCCTGTGCCCAGCGGATGCTCGAACTTCCGCAGCAGGCGGTGGAGAGCACCAAGCGCGTGCTCAACCTGCAACTCGAGCATGCCGTGCTGGCTACACTCGACTACGCCCTGGCGGCCGAGGATCTGACGTTCCAGAGTGCGGACTTCCGGGCCAACATCGCCAAGCTCACGGCCAAGCGCTGA
- a CDS encoding class I adenylate-forming enzyme family protein, which yields MNISMILDMAASAGDRTVITVGDRSLTAAALLGNARRAAVRFQRHPAVLYLGANHLAYPVALFGAALAGVPFVPLNYRLGEQQLAMLLDRHPGALALRPEDLDSLVEEGADAPELEAPWDGNAVAAIIYTSGTTSEPKAALLRHRHLMAYLLNTVEFGGAAETDAALVSVPPYHIAGLTNLLSNLYSGRRVVYLAAFDASGWLETVRRERITHAMLVPTMLARIVAAVDGADAGVPTLASLAYGGSRTPRPVLEHALRVFPDTGFVNAYGLTETASSIAVLGPDDHRAAFASGDPAVRDRLGSVGQPLPGIEIQIRAESGEPAGVGEVGLVFVRGEQISGEYGGRSALDAEGWFPTRDLGRLDADGYLFIEGRADDTIIRGGENIAPAEIEDVLLEYPGITEAAVIGVPDPEWGQRLVAVLVGSGRPDEIKQWVRTRLRSSKTPDTIVFRRELPKTETGKLLRRNLVTEMENTNA from the coding sequence ATGAATATCAGCATGATCCTAGACATGGCCGCATCGGCGGGCGATCGGACCGTGATCACGGTCGGCGATCGCTCGCTGACCGCCGCCGCCCTGCTCGGCAATGCGCGTCGCGCGGCCGTCCGCTTCCAGCGGCACCCCGCCGTGCTGTATCTGGGTGCGAATCACCTGGCCTATCCGGTCGCGCTCTTCGGCGCGGCGCTGGCCGGGGTGCCATTCGTGCCGCTGAACTATCGGCTCGGCGAGCAGCAGTTGGCCATGCTCCTGGATCGCCATCCAGGGGCACTGGCGCTGCGGCCCGAGGACCTCGACTCCCTGGTCGAGGAGGGCGCCGATGCGCCCGAACTCGAGGCGCCATGGGATGGCAATGCGGTCGCCGCGATCATCTACACCAGTGGCACCACCTCCGAACCCAAGGCGGCGCTGCTGCGGCATCGGCATCTGATGGCCTACTTGCTGAACACCGTGGAGTTCGGCGGTGCGGCCGAGACCGATGCGGCGCTGGTGTCGGTGCCGCCCTATCACATCGCGGGTCTGACGAATCTGCTGTCGAATCTCTACTCCGGCCGCCGGGTGGTTTACCTGGCGGCGTTCGACGCGTCCGGCTGGCTGGAAACCGTTCGGCGCGAACGGATCACCCACGCCATGCTGGTGCCGACCATGCTGGCTCGCATCGTCGCGGCCGTCGACGGCGCCGACGCAGGAGTGCCGACGCTCGCCAGTCTCGCCTATGGCGGCTCCCGCACGCCGCGCCCAGTGCTGGAGCACGCGCTGCGGGTGTTCCCGGACACCGGCTTCGTCAATGCGTACGGACTCACCGAGACCGCGTCCTCGATCGCGGTACTCGGACCCGACGATCACCGTGCGGCCTTCGCCTCGGGCGATCCGGCCGTCCGCGATCGACTCGGCTCCGTGGGGCAGCCACTGCCCGGAATCGAGATCCAGATCCGCGCCGAGTCCGGCGAGCCCGCCGGGGTGGGGGAGGTCGGGCTGGTATTCGTGCGCGGCGAGCAGATCTCCGGTGAATACGGCGGCCGCAGCGCCCTGGATGCCGAAGGCTGGTTCCCCACCCGGGATCTGGGGCGGCTGGACGCCGATGGCTATCTGTTCATCGAGGGGCGCGCCGACGACACCATCATTCGCGGCGGCGAGAACATCGCGCCCGCCGAGATCGAGGACGTGCTGCTGGAATATCCGGGCATCACCGAGGCCGCGGTGATCGGGGTGCCGGATCCGGAGTGGGGGCAGCGGCTGGTCGCGGTGCTCGTCGGGTCCGGCCGGCCGGACGAGATCAAACAGTGGGTCCGCACGCGGCTGCGGTCGTCGAAGACGCCCGACACCATCGTGTTCCGCCGCGAACTGCCCAAGACCGAAACCGGAAAACTGCTGCGCCGCAACCTCGTCACCGAAATGGAGAACACCAATGCCTGA
- a CDS encoding SDR family NAD(P)-dependent oxidoreductase, translating to MQIIGSAAIVVGGTGGLGEATVRRLHAAGAKVVVADVADDKGKELEKELGIRYVHTDATSEESVLAAIAEAESLGPLRISVDTHGGPATGGRLVGKDGSPLALDGFRTTIEFYLTAVFNVLRLSAAAIAKTEALDEGARGVIVNTASIAGYEGQIGQLPYSAAKGGVIGMTLVAARDLSPLGIRVVTIAPGTVNTPAYGKAADQLEGYWGPQVPFPKRMGRSVEYAQLAQSIIENDYLNGEIIRLDGALRFPPK from the coding sequence ATGCAGATCATTGGGAGCGCTGCCATCGTCGTCGGCGGCACCGGCGGACTCGGCGAGGCCACCGTGCGTCGCCTGCACGCCGCCGGAGCGAAGGTGGTGGTCGCCGATGTCGCCGACGACAAGGGCAAGGAACTCGAGAAAGAACTCGGCATCCGCTACGTGCACACCGACGCGACCAGCGAGGAGTCGGTGCTCGCGGCCATTGCCGAGGCGGAATCACTTGGACCGCTGCGCATTTCGGTCGACACCCATGGCGGCCCGGCCACCGGCGGCCGCCTCGTCGGCAAGGACGGCTCGCCACTGGCACTCGACGGTTTCCGCACCACCATCGAGTTCTATCTGACCGCCGTATTCAATGTGCTGCGCCTGTCGGCCGCGGCCATCGCCAAGACCGAGGCATTGGATGAGGGCGCCCGCGGTGTCATCGTCAACACCGCCTCGATCGCGGGATACGAGGGCCAGATCGGTCAACTCCCCTATTCGGCGGCCAAGGGCGGCGTCATCGGCATGACCCTGGTGGCGGCCCGTGACCTGTCCCCGCTCGGCATCCGGGTGGTCACCATCGCGCCGGGCACGGTCAACACGCCCGCCTACGGCAAGGCCGCCGACCAGTTGGAGGGCTACTGGGGCCCGCAGGTGCCCTTCCCCAAGCGGATGGGCCGCTCGGTGGAATACGCGCAGTTGGCCCAGTCGATCATCGAGAACGACTACCTCAACGGTGAGATCATCCGGCTCGACGGCGCACTGCGCTTCCCACCGAAATGA
- a CDS encoding ferredoxin--NADP reductase, which produces MARPPLFQRATVTRIVKESADARTYVLAPHDGPIAYQSGQFCTFRVHLDGKDLFRSYSMSSAPETDRELMTTVKRVPGGQVSNWLHDNVVEGDELELTRAAGRFCLRPAEAPLLGFSGGSGITPILSLAKSALASTARRVRLLCADRDRESVIFEAVLAELVDRYPGRLEVIRHLDAGGGFLTPDAIRDFVGADGGGDSYICGPEAFMEMVENALPGPGLVFSERFGAPAPVLSATPAAVETPTVTTPAVTVETPTVTTPVATTDNTVTIILNGKKKSVPRKDGETLLDSARRAGLTPPFSCEAGNCATCMAKVTKGHATLRRNDALTDDELAEGYVLTCQAVPDTDSITVDYE; this is translated from the coding sequence ATGGCGAGACCCCCGTTATTTCAGCGCGCGACCGTAACGCGGATCGTTAAAGAGAGCGCCGACGCGCGCACCTATGTGCTCGCCCCGCACGACGGGCCGATCGCATATCAATCCGGGCAGTTCTGCACCTTCCGAGTCCACCTGGACGGCAAGGACCTGTTCCGCTCCTACTCGATGTCGAGTGCGCCGGAAACCGACCGCGAACTGATGACCACGGTCAAGCGGGTGCCCGGCGGACAGGTCTCGAACTGGCTGCACGACAACGTGGTCGAGGGCGACGAACTGGAGTTGACCAGGGCGGCGGGCCGATTCTGTCTGCGCCCCGCCGAGGCACCGCTGCTCGGTTTCAGCGGCGGCAGCGGCATCACACCGATCCTGTCGCTGGCCAAGAGCGCGCTGGCGAGCACCGCCAGGAGGGTGCGACTGCTGTGCGCGGACCGCGATCGGGAGTCGGTGATCTTCGAGGCGGTACTCGCGGAACTGGTCGACCGCTACCCGGGGCGGCTGGAGGTGATCCGCCACCTCGACGCCGGCGGCGGCTTCCTGACACCCGACGCGATCCGCGATTTCGTCGGCGCGGACGGCGGCGGCGACAGTTATATCTGCGGACCCGAGGCTTTCATGGAGATGGTCGAGAACGCCCTGCCCGGACCGGGCCTGGTGTTCAGCGAACGATTCGGTGCGCCGGCCCCGGTGCTGTCCGCTACCCCCGCGGCCGTCGAAACCCCTACGGTCACAACCCCCGCCGTGACCGTCGAAACCCCCACTGTCACCACCCCCGTCGCGACCACTGACAACACCGTCACGATCATTCTCAACGGCAAGAAGAAGTCGGTTCCGCGCAAGGACGGCGAAACCCTGCTCGACAGCGCCCGCCGCGCCGGTCTCACACCCCCGTTCTCCTGCGAGGCCGGTAACTGCGCCACCTGCATGGCCAAGGTGACGAAAGGTCATGCCACGTTGCGCCGCAACGACGCCCTGACCGACGACGAACTTGCCGAGGGGTATGTCCTCACCTGTCAGGCCGTGCCGGATACGGACTCCATCACCGTTGACTACGAGTGA
- a CDS encoding class I adenylate-forming enzyme family protein codes for MGSNDSRRGAAPAATVRAEPVALAFEDRGYTYGQLDRLAGGLAVELVARGVRAGHRVALMSTNRPEFVVAVLATWLLGATPVLISPAWKRAEVEHALTLTEPAHGLGDAPILAELLPTRHLDDPITPLTHTFVRPDPESDAVLVFSSGTTGLPKAVRHTHASLAAAVRHWTRVLELNSYDRLQIVTPPSHILGLLNIVTVLEAGAWMRLHRRFDLERMLQCIAEDRITIEMAVAPIALALAAHPELESYDLSSLRYIMWGATPVTAAVAETVTARTGVGWLPAYGTTELPVIACSPIGDVRYDSVGKAAPGARLRVVSTATGEPLGPGEIGEIQAKSPSLMAGYLPAEATGEVFDDGWYRTGDIGRIDADGWVQVTDRSKEMIKVRGFQVAPAEIEAVLQGHPAVGDCAVFGIADPGDGEAIVAAVARTAAVTADELIALVGDRLAGYKRPRGVVFVPEIPRLPSGKVLRRILKEQYGRSSHE; via the coding sequence ATGGGGTCGAACGACAGCCGCCGCGGTGCCGCCCCTGCCGCGACCGTGCGCGCCGAACCGGTCGCCCTCGCGTTCGAGGACCGCGGGTACACGTACGGTCAGCTGGATCGGCTGGCGGGGGGTCTGGCCGTGGAGTTGGTGGCGCGGGGTGTTCGCGCCGGGCATCGCGTCGCGCTGATGTCGACGAACCGGCCGGAATTCGTGGTCGCCGTGCTGGCGACCTGGCTACTGGGTGCGACACCTGTCCTGATCAGTCCGGCCTGGAAGCGTGCCGAGGTCGAACATGCCCTGACGCTGACCGAACCGGCGCACGGACTCGGCGATGCGCCGATATTGGCCGAGCTGCTGCCGACGCGCCACCTCGACGATCCGATCACACCGCTGACGCATACCTTCGTGCGACCCGATCCGGAATCCGACGCGGTGCTCGTATTCAGTTCGGGCACTACCGGATTACCGAAGGCGGTGCGGCACACCCACGCCTCGCTCGCCGCCGCGGTGCGGCACTGGACCCGGGTGCTGGAGCTGAACTCCTACGACCGCCTGCAGATCGTCACACCGCCCTCGCACATCCTGGGGCTGCTCAATATCGTCACCGTGCTGGAGGCGGGCGCCTGGATGCGGCTGCACCGGCGCTTCGACCTGGAACGGATGCTGCAGTGCATCGCCGAGGACCGGATCACCATCGAGATGGCTGTCGCGCCAATCGCTCTGGCGCTGGCCGCGCATCCCGAACTCGAGTCCTATGACCTGTCCTCACTGCGCTACATCATGTGGGGCGCAACGCCGGTCACCGCAGCCGTCGCCGAAACCGTCACCGCCCGAACCGGTGTCGGCTGGCTGCCCGCGTACGGAACCACCGAACTGCCGGTCATCGCGTGCAGTCCGATCGGGGACGTGCGGTACGACAGCGTCGGAAAAGCGGCGCCGGGCGCGCGACTGCGGGTGGTGTCGACGGCGACCGGAGAACCGTTGGGCCCGGGCGAGATCGGTGAAATCCAGGCGAAGTCGCCCTCGCTGATGGCGGGTTATCTACCGGCCGAGGCGACAGGCGAAGTCTTCGACGACGGCTGGTACCGGACCGGTGATATCGGCCGCATCGATGCCGACGGCTGGGTCCAGGTGACCGACCGATCCAAGGAAATGATCAAGGTCCGCGGCTTCCAGGTCGCCCCCGCCGAAATCGAGGCCGTGCTGCAGGGACATCCCGCGGTGGGCGACTGCGCGGTGTTCGGCATCGCCGACCCCGGCGATGGGGAAGCGATCGTCGCGGCCGTCGCCCGCACCGCGGCGGTCACCGCCGACGAACTCATCGCACTGGTCGGCGACCGGCTGGCCGGCTACAAGCGACCGCGCGGCGTGGTGTTCGTCCCCGAAATCCCGCGCTTGCCCTCCGGCAAGGTGTTGCGCCGAATTCTCAAGGAGCAGTATGGACGTTCGTCTCACGAGTGA
- a CDS encoding DNA alkylation repair protein, protein MASSCPTYLNPSRDEQEAEVAETTVAEVMAELAALEDPRTRVVNEKHGDGHGVNLSKLRALAKRLKTQQELARQLWETDDTAAKLLATLICRPKAFERDELDVMVREARTPKVHDWLVNYVVKKNPHAEELRLSWFADPDPVVASAGWALTTERVAKQPESLDLAGLLDVIEAQMKDAPDRLQWAMNHCLAQIGIEHAEQRARAIDIGERLKVLEDYPTPPNCTSPFAPIWITEMVRRQHDK, encoded by the coding sequence ATGGCCTCATCATGTCCCACATATCTGAATCCCTCACGTGATGAACAGGAGGCCGAGGTGGCCGAAACGACGGTGGCCGAGGTGATGGCCGAGCTGGCCGCACTCGAGGACCCGAGGACGCGTGTGGTGAACGAGAAACACGGTGACGGTCACGGTGTGAACCTCAGCAAGCTGCGCGCGCTCGCGAAGCGGCTGAAAACACAGCAGGAACTCGCGCGCCAGCTCTGGGAGACCGATGACACCGCGGCAAAACTACTGGCGACCCTGATCTGCCGCCCGAAGGCGTTCGAGCGTGACGAGTTGGACGTCATGGTGCGCGAGGCGCGCACACCCAAGGTGCACGACTGGCTGGTGAACTACGTGGTGAAGAAGAACCCGCACGCCGAAGAGCTGCGCCTGTCCTGGTTCGCCGATCCGGACCCAGTGGTCGCGAGTGCAGGCTGGGCGTTGACCACCGAACGCGTGGCGAAGCAGCCCGAGAGCCTCGATCTCGCAGGACTACTCGACGTCATCGAGGCACAGATGAAGGACGCCCCGGATCGCCTGCAGTGGGCGATGAACCACTGCCTGGCTCAGATCGGGATCGAGCACGCCGAGCAGCGCGCCCGTGCAATCGACATCGGTGAGCGCTTGAAGGTGCTCGAGGACTACCCGACTCCACCGAACTGCACGTCTCCGTTCGCGCCCATCTGGATCACGGAGATGGTGCGCCGACAGCACGACAAGTAG
- a CDS encoding SDR family NAD(P)-dependent oxidoreductase produces the protein MGETLSGKVAFVAGASRGIGAAIAAGLAGAGAAVAVAARSETEGKLPGTIGSVAERITAAGGTALPVACDVTSEESVENAVAATVSEFGGIDILVANAGVMWLGPIETTPLKRWQLCMNVNLTGVFLATKAVIPHLKARGGGSLIAITTTGVDMIRGANAYWVSKAAVERLYLGLAAQLKDDNIAVNCLSPSRVVLTEGWQAGGGGQEIPANMVEPPETIARAAVLLAGQDAAGITGTVQRSEVLIPRG, from the coding sequence TTGGGTGAAACACTCAGCGGCAAGGTCGCATTCGTCGCCGGTGCCAGTCGCGGCATCGGTGCGGCGATAGCCGCCGGGTTGGCCGGAGCGGGTGCTGCGGTGGCCGTCGCCGCGCGCTCGGAAACCGAGGGCAAGCTGCCGGGCACCATCGGTTCGGTCGCCGAACGGATCACCGCCGCCGGCGGAACGGCACTGCCGGTGGCGTGCGATGTCACCAGTGAGGAGTCTGTCGAAAATGCCGTGGCCGCAACGGTTTCGGAGTTCGGCGGTATCGATATCCTGGTCGCCAATGCGGGCGTGATGTGGTTGGGTCCGATCGAGACCACACCCCTCAAGCGCTGGCAGCTGTGCATGAATGTCAACCTGACCGGCGTCTTCCTCGCGACCAAGGCCGTCATCCCGCATCTGAAAGCGCGCGGCGGCGGCTCGCTCATCGCGATCACCACCACCGGCGTGGATATGATCCGCGGCGCCAACGCGTACTGGGTGTCCAAGGCCGCCGTCGAACGCCTCTACCTCGGTCTGGCCGCGCAACTGAAGGACGACAACATCGCGGTCAACTGCCTGAGCCCCTCCCGAGTGGTACTGACCGAAGGCTGGCAGGCCGGTGGCGGTGGCCAGGAAATTCCAGCGAACATGGTCGAGCCGCCGGAAACGATCGCCCGTGCCGCGGTGCTGCTGGCGGGCCAGGATGCCGCCGGTATCACCGGCACGGTGCAGCGTTCGGAAGTGCTGATTCCGAGGGGCTGA
- a CDS encoding acyl-CoA dehydrogenase family protein translates to MDFRDAPQEAEFRDRLRAWLTEVAGTFPTSGDEYWARQGEWHQALYAAGFFGLSWPREFGGHDLSPVYDVILDEELAIVGAPPRPSLGYLVAGLGRHASKELQQRFLPGMINGTERWCQGFSEPGAGSDLAALTTTATREGDHYVINGHKIWTSYSDVADWCLLLARTDPDAPRHKGISAFIISMKQPGVQQRPLRMISGVTREFGQVEFDGAIVPADQLVGAPGEGWKLAMTVVGHEREPSTLGFAARYGKLVRQLAARVEGTAPEELAWAAVQTEMLRLHVRRRLSEQLDGVTHGPDGSLDKLLMTWVDQAVGHAALAVGGTRDPELLGSYFYSRAQSVMGGTSQIQKNIIAARILGLGV, encoded by the coding sequence TTGGACTTTCGTGATGCACCGCAGGAGGCCGAATTCCGGGACCGGCTGCGCGCCTGGCTGACCGAGGTGGCCGGTACCTTTCCGACCTCGGGCGACGAATACTGGGCGCGGCAAGGCGAATGGCATCAGGCGCTCTACGCGGCCGGATTCTTCGGACTGTCGTGGCCGCGAGAATTCGGCGGCCACGACCTTTCACCGGTCTACGACGTCATCCTGGACGAGGAGTTGGCGATCGTCGGGGCGCCGCCGCGGCCCAGCCTCGGCTACCTGGTCGCAGGCCTCGGACGGCACGCGAGCAAGGAACTGCAGCAACGGTTCCTGCCCGGCATGATCAACGGCACCGAGCGCTGGTGCCAGGGCTTCAGCGAGCCGGGAGCGGGTTCGGATCTGGCCGCGCTGACGACCACCGCTACGCGCGAGGGCGACCACTACGTCATCAACGGCCACAAGATCTGGACCAGCTATTCCGATGTCGCCGACTGGTGCCTGCTCTTGGCACGTACCGATCCGGATGCGCCACGGCACAAAGGCATTTCGGCATTCATCATCTCGATGAAGCAGCCGGGTGTGCAGCAGCGGCCATTGCGGATGATCAGCGGGGTGACTCGGGAATTCGGTCAGGTGGAATTCGACGGGGCGATCGTGCCCGCGGATCAGCTGGTCGGGGCGCCCGGGGAGGGCTGGAAGCTGGCGATGACCGTCGTCGGACACGAACGCGAGCCGTCCACCCTGGGATTCGCGGCTCGATACGGAAAACTGGTGCGCCAGTTGGCTGCTCGCGTCGAGGGCACGGCGCCCGAGGAACTCGCCTGGGCGGCGGTGCAGACCGAAATGCTGCGCCTGCACGTGCGGCGCCGGCTCTCCGAACAGCTCGACGGCGTCACCCACGGGCCCGACGGGTCGCTGGACAAACTGCTCATGACCTGGGTCGACCAGGCGGTCGGCCATGCGGCGCTGGCTGTCGGCGGTACCCGCGATCCGGAGCTGCTCGGGTCCTACTTCTACAGCCGCGCACAGAGCGTCATGGGCGGCACCTCGCAGATACAGAAGAACATCATCGCCGCGCGCATCCTGGGATTGGGAGTTTGA